GAAACCGAATCCGGGGTGCTGGCCGACGTCGAAATCTACGTCAACGCTCGGTTCGGTTACCAGGTTTCCGCCCAGGCGGCCTTCGAAGACGGCATCGTGAGCATCGGCGCGGACACCGGACCGCTGGTACGGACGGACGGCAGGTGGGGCGGACGGGTGGCCCCGGGCTTCGAGCAGCGCTTCAGCGCCGCCTACGATGCCGAGGTGCAGGCATGGGTGGACGCGTCGCTGGCAGGTACCGCCGAAGGGCCCAGCGCCTGGGACGGCTACGCGACCGCCGCCTGCTGCGCCGCCGGCGTCGAGGCGCAGCGGACCGGGCAACGGGTGCCCGTGGCCTTGAACGGGAAACCCGCCCTGTATTTGTCCTGAACATTTGTCTTGAACCGCCAGCATCCCCGGAAGGAGAGACACCCCATGAAGATGGCACTGGATCCCACCCCGTTCCACCGCACCCATTCCCTGCTGCAGTTCCCGCAGCTGGCGGCCGAACTGGGTTACCCGTACCTGCAGCTGACCCCGCACCCGGACTTCCTGCCCTTCTTCACCCATCCCAAGGCGGATGACGCCCTCACCGCAGCGCTGAAGAAGGCCTGCGGCGAGGCGGAGGTCGGCATCGCGTCAATCCTGCCGGTGCTCCGCTGGTCCTCCCCGGATGAGAATCTCCGGCAGGCCGCCGTCCGTTACTGGCGGCGGGCCGTGCAGCTGGCCGTGGACCTGGGGGTCAGCCAAATGAACACGGAGTTCGGCGGCCGGCCGGAACACCCGGAGGAATCCGAAGCGGCCTTTTACCGGTCCATGGAGGAACTGGTGCCGCTCTTTGAACGCGAGGGCATCCAGGTGGCGATTGATCCACACCCGGATGACTTTGTGGAGGAAGGCCTTGCCGCGTGGCGGGTCATCCGCGGGGCGAACTCACCGAACCTCGGCTTTGTTTACGTGGCCGCGCATGCCTTCCATCTGGCGGACAGCCCGGACCGGATCCTGCAGGAAGTAGGGGAGCGGCTGCAGGTGGTGCACGTGGCGGACACCATGGACCACCGTGCCTCCAACGGGCTGCGTTACATCACCAACCCGCCCGGAAATCCGGTGCGCGTCCACCAGCACCTGAAGATCGGCGACGGCGACGTCGACTGGCAGCAGCTCTTCGAGGCGCTGGCACAAAACGGCTTCCTGGACCGGACCGAAACGGTCATGGTCTCCAGCGTTTTCGCCGAGAACGAGAACGCTGCCGAGGTAGCCCGCTACCAACTCGCAACCATGACGGACCTGGTCAACGGAATCCGGTAAAACCTAACGGACCGACGGAGGCATCATGAGCTCGACCATCAATCCCGGTAAGGAACTCCAACCCAACAAGGCGCTGAAGCGCATTGCAGCCGTGAGCACTCTCGGCGGGCTGCTCTTCGGCTACGACACGGGTGTCATCAACGGCGCCCTGCCCTTTATGGAGGAAGACCTCGGCCTGACTCCGCTGACCACCGGACTGGTGACCAGCTCCCTGCTCATCGGCGCC
This genomic stretch from Arthrobacter sp. zg-Y1110 harbors:
- a CDS encoding sugar phosphate isomerase/epimerase — its product is MKMALDPTPFHRTHSLLQFPQLAAELGYPYLQLTPHPDFLPFFTHPKADDALTAALKKACGEAEVGIASILPVLRWSSPDENLRQAAVRYWRRAVQLAVDLGVSQMNTEFGGRPEHPEESEAAFYRSMEELVPLFEREGIQVAIDPHPDDFVEEGLAAWRVIRGANSPNLGFVYVAAHAFHLADSPDRILQEVGERLQVVHVADTMDHRASNGLRYITNPPGNPVRVHQHLKIGDGDVDWQQLFEALAQNGFLDRTETVMVSSVFAENENAAEVARYQLATMTDLVNGIR